The following are encoded in a window of Mycobacterium decipiens genomic DNA:
- a CDS encoding 3-hydroxyacyl-CoA dehydrogenase produces the protein MEITDTVAVVTGGASGLGLATTKRLLDAGARVVVLDLRGDDVVGGLGDRARFAPADVTDEAAVTSALDLADSLGPLRIVVNCAGTGNAIRVLGRDGVFPLAAFRKIVDINLVGTFNVLRLGAERIAKTEPIGEERGVIINTASVAAFDGQIGQAAYSASKGGVVGMTLPIARDLASKQIRVVTIAPGLFNTPLLASLPEEAKASLGQQVPHPSRLGNPEEYAGLAVHIIENPMLNGEVIRLDGAIRMSPR, from the coding sequence ATGGAGATCACAGACACCGTGGCCGTTGTCACGGGTGGGGCATCGGGCCTGGGCCTGGCCACCACCAAGCGGCTGTTGGACGCCGGGGCACGGGTGGTCGTACTGGACCTCCGCGGCGACGACGTGGTTGGCGGGCTCGGTGATCGTGCGCGTTTCGCGCCGGCCGACGTCACCGACGAAGCCGCCGTCACCAGCGCGCTCGATCTGGCGGATTCGCTCGGTCCGTTGCGCATCGTCGTCAACTGCGCGGGCACCGGCAACGCGATTCGAGTGCTCGGTCGTGACGGCGTATTCCCGCTGGCCGCATTCCGCAAGATCGTGGACATCAACCTGGTCGGCACCTTCAATGTGCTACGGCTGGGCGCCGAGCGGATCGCCAAGACCGAGCCGATCGGGGAGGAGCGCGGCGTCATCATCAACACCGCATCGGTGGCGGCATTCGACGGCCAGATCGGCCAGGCCGCCTACTCGGCGTCCAAGGGCGGCGTGGTGGGCATGACCCTGCCGATCGCCCGCGACCTGGCCAGCAAGCAAATCCGGGTGGTCACCATTGCGCCGGGCCTGTTCAACACCCCGCTGCTGGCCTCATTGCCGGAGGAGGCCAAGGCTTCGCTGGGCCAACAGGTGCCGCATCCGTCGCGGCTGGGCAACCCGGAGGAGTACGCCGGGCTAGCCGTGCACATCATCGAGAACCCGATGCTCAACGGCGAGGTGATCCGTCTGGACGGCGCCATCCGCATGTCGCCCCGCTAG
- a CDS encoding NAD(P)H-binding protein, which produces MRILVTGATGYVGSRLVTALLADGHQVVAASRNLARLKRLGWFDDVTPVILDASDPSARAALDAAGPIEVMYYLVHGIGRPGFRDADQAAAANVAAAASDAGVRRIVYLGGFVPDEPALSEHLTSRAEVAAALAVEGGAELVWLGAAMIIGAGSTSFEMLRYVGDRFPLMPIPGWMDNAVDPISIRDVLHYLVAASDAAQVPAGAYDIRGADTTSYRELVQAYARVSGRWRAVWRVPGVDTALASQVTAIALPVPQGLAGDLVESMDHSMTASGTDLRDRVADPPGGLLGVEEAIALALADASNSAPRPVNALADPHHLADTDPTWAGGDALRIRRLARALIPHLPRPTLGVVNHFPGPVAGALRTGLDILITLSPKVRSA; this is translated from the coding sequence GTGCGGATTTTGGTGACCGGTGCCACCGGTTATGTGGGTTCGCGACTGGTCACGGCGTTGCTAGCGGACGGCCACCAGGTGGTAGCGGCTTCCCGAAACCTGGCCCGGCTCAAGCGGTTAGGTTGGTTTGACGACGTCACACCCGTCATTCTCGACGCTTCCGACCCTTCAGCGCGCGCGGCGCTGGACGCGGCGGGCCCGATCGAGGTGATGTATTACCTGGTCCACGGAATTGGTCGACCGGGCTTCCGGGACGCCGACCAGGCCGCGGCCGCAAATGTGGCAGCCGCGGCCAGCGATGCCGGCGTGCGACGGATCGTCTACCTGGGTGGCTTCGTGCCGGATGAACCGGCGCTGTCAGAGCACCTGACCAGCCGGGCCGAGGTGGCCGCGGCCCTGGCGGTCGAGGGTGGCGCGGAGCTGGTGTGGCTGGGCGCGGCGATGATAATCGGTGCCGGGTCGACGTCGTTCGAGATGCTGCGCTACGTCGGAGACCGGTTCCCGCTCATGCCGATTCCGGGCTGGATGGACAACGCGGTCGATCCGATCTCCATCCGCGATGTGCTGCACTATCTCGTCGCAGCTTCTGACGCCGCCCAGGTACCCGCGGGGGCGTATGACATTCGCGGCGCCGACACCACGTCCTACCGTGAGCTAGTGCAGGCATATGCGCGCGTCTCCGGTCGGTGGCGGGCCGTTTGGCGGGTGCCCGGAGTTGACACCGCGTTGGCTTCGCAGGTCACCGCGATCGCGCTCCCGGTGCCCCAGGGGTTGGCGGGTGACCTGGTGGAGTCGATGGACCACTCAATGACCGCGTCCGGCACTGACCTGCGAGATCGGGTAGCCGACCCGCCCGGTGGCTTGCTCGGCGTCGAGGAGGCAATTGCGCTTGCGCTGGCGGACGCGTCCAATTCAGCGCCCCGGCCGGTCAACGCGCTAGCGGATCCCCATCACCTCGCCGACACCGATCCGACTTGGGCCGGTGGCGACGCGCTGCGAATTCGGCGGCTCGCCCGGGCGCTGATACCGCACCTGCCGCGGCCCACCCTTGGGGTGGTGAACCATTTCCCTGGCCCGGTCGCCGGTGCGCTGCGTACCGGTCTGGATATTCTGATCACTCTGAGCCCGAAAGTCCGGTCTGCATGA
- a CDS encoding DUF1697 domain-containing protein produces MTKYAVFLRGVNVGGVSLKMAEVATALTDAGFANVRTILASGNVLLESASGTAAVRKKAETTLRDRFGYDAWVLAYNVDTVRTLVEVYPFEREVDGYQSYVTFVAEAAVLDELAGLADEAGPDEKISRGDGVIYWQVPKGSTLDSTIGQTMGKKRYKSSTTTRNLRTLVKVLR; encoded by the coding sequence ATGACCAAGTACGCGGTGTTTCTGCGCGGCGTCAACGTCGGCGGTGTCAGCCTCAAGATGGCCGAAGTGGCGACGGCGTTGACCGACGCCGGGTTCGCCAATGTGCGCACCATATTGGCCAGCGGCAACGTGTTGCTGGAGTCGGCGTCCGGTACCGCGGCGGTGCGCAAGAAGGCAGAAACCACGTTGCGCGACAGATTCGGCTATGACGCGTGGGTGCTGGCCTACAACGTTGATACGGTGCGCACCCTCGTCGAGGTATACCCGTTCGAACGCGAGGTCGATGGATACCAGTCCTACGTCACCTTCGTTGCCGAGGCCGCGGTGCTCGACGAACTGGCCGGACTGGCCGACGAGGCCGGCCCCGACGAGAAGATCAGCCGCGGTGACGGCGTCATCTATTGGCAGGTCCCCAAGGGCAGCACCCTGGACAGCACTATCGGGCAGACGATGGGCAAGAAGCGCTACAAGTCGTCGACCACAACCCGTAACCTGCGCACACTGGTTAAGGTGCTGCGGTGA
- a CDS encoding class I SAM-dependent methyltransferase — MNAHQPAKQRVALTGVSETALLPLNARAREARRRDSIIDDPLAVTLVDSIDFDFAKFGPSGQDFALRARAFDIAALRYLDRYPSATVVALAEGLQTSFWRLDAAHRDSQFRWLTVDLPPIVDIRARLLPSSPRVSVCAQSALDYSWMESVDAGDPVFITAEGLLMYLQPEQALGLITECARKFPGGQMIFDLPPRWFARWSRLGMRTSLRYKMPPMPFTLSVAQAAELVNEVPGVIAVHDLQLPKGRGRLFNAARSTVYRLRVFDPLRPCLTLVEFSRPARS, encoded by the coding sequence GTGAACGCCCACCAGCCCGCAAAACAGCGAGTCGCCCTCACCGGAGTCTCCGAGACTGCCCTGTTGCCCCTGAACGCGCGCGCCCGGGAGGCCCGCCGCCGCGACTCGATCATCGACGATCCGCTGGCGGTAACCCTGGTCGATTCGATCGACTTCGACTTCGCGAAGTTCGGCCCCAGCGGCCAGGACTTCGCACTGCGGGCGCGGGCCTTCGACATCGCGGCGCTGCGCTATCTCGATCGGTACCCGTCGGCCACCGTGGTGGCGCTGGCGGAAGGCCTGCAAACCAGCTTCTGGCGTCTGGACGCCGCCCACCGCGACAGCCAATTCCGTTGGCTGACCGTTGATCTGCCGCCAATCGTCGATATTCGGGCGCGACTGCTGCCGAGCTCGCCGCGCGTCTCGGTCTGCGCCCAGTCGGCGTTGGACTACAGCTGGATGGAATCCGTCGACGCTGGCGACCCAGTATTCATTACGGCCGAAGGATTGCTGATGTATCTGCAGCCCGAGCAGGCGTTGGGGCTGATCACCGAGTGCGCCAGAAAATTTCCGGGCGGACAGATGATCTTCGATCTCCCGCCGCGCTGGTTCGCCAGGTGGAGCCGTCTCGGGATGCGAACCTCGCTGCGCTACAAAATGCCGCCGATGCCGTTCACCCTGTCCGTTGCGCAGGCCGCGGAGCTGGTGAACGAGGTGCCGGGTGTTATCGCGGTGCACGATCTGCAGCTGCCAAAAGGCCGCGGCCGGTTGTTCAACGCCGCGCGCTCGACCGTCTATCGACTGCGTGTCTTCGACCCGCTGCGTCCGTGCCTGACCTTGGTGGAGTTCAGTCGTCCGGCACGTTCGTGA
- a CDS encoding TetR/AcrR family transcriptional regulator, which yields MGGVRRPRARRGSGDRLRHEILDATTELLLDTGHARAVSIRSVAQRVGVTPPSIYLHFEDKDALLDAVCARYLARLDQAMERVAIGQPTTVEVLRAQGLAYVQFALQTPELYRLATMGEWRSGSNVDIALDSSAFKHMRASVQTLMDEGVYRTDDPTTIALELWTAAHGVAALLIAKPHLPFGDVDVFADRVLGAVLCGHMVAGLVGADATSAQLVDWVMAHR from the coding sequence ATGGGCGGTGTTCGGCGCCCTCGCGCGCGGCGCGGCTCGGGTGATCGGCTACGTCACGAAATCCTGGACGCGACCACCGAGCTGCTGCTGGACACTGGGCACGCCCGGGCGGTATCAATTCGATCGGTGGCCCAACGCGTGGGGGTGACGCCGCCGTCGATCTACCTGCACTTCGAGGACAAAGACGCGCTGCTGGACGCGGTGTGCGCGCGCTACCTGGCAAGACTCGACCAGGCAATGGAGCGGGTGGCCATTGGGCAACCGACCACGGTGGAGGTGCTGCGAGCCCAAGGTCTCGCATATGTGCAATTCGCGTTGCAGACCCCGGAGTTGTACCGGCTTGCCACCATGGGTGAGTGGCGGTCCGGCAGCAATGTCGATATCGCCCTGGACAGCTCGGCGTTCAAGCACATGCGCGCGTCCGTGCAGACGCTCATGGACGAAGGCGTGTACCGGACCGACGATCCGACCACCATCGCGTTGGAATTGTGGACCGCCGCGCACGGGGTGGCTGCCCTGTTGATCGCCAAACCGCACCTGCCGTTCGGCGACGTCGATGTCTTCGCCGACCGGGTCCTGGGCGCGGTGCTGTGCGGCCACATGGTGGCTGGTCTGGTTGGCGCCGACGCCACATCTGCGCAGCTGGTGGACTGGGTAATGGCACACCGCTGA
- the cobB gene encoding NAD-dependent protein deacylase translates to MRVTVLTGAGISAESGVPTFRDDKNGLWARFDPYELSSTQGWLRNPERVWGWYLWRHYLVGKVEPNDGHRAIAAWQDHAEVSVITQNVDDLHERAGSTPVHHLHGSLFEFRCARCSVPYTDALPEMPEPAIEVEPPVCGCGGLIRPDIVWFGEPLPEGPWQHSVEATERADVMVVVGTSAIVYPAAGLPDLALARGTAVIEVNPEPTPLSGSATISIRESASQALPGLLERLPALLS, encoded by the coding sequence ATGCGAGTGACGGTGCTCACCGGGGCGGGAATCTCCGCGGAGAGCGGCGTACCGACTTTCCGCGATGACAAGAACGGATTGTGGGCCCGATTCGACCCCTACGAGCTGTCCAGCACCCAGGGCTGGCTGCGCAACCCCGAGCGGGTCTGGGGATGGTACCTGTGGCGCCATTACCTGGTGGGAAAGGTGGAACCCAACGACGGGCACCGCGCGATCGCCGCCTGGCAAGACCATGCCGAGGTCAGCGTCATCACCCAAAATGTCGACGACCTCCACGAGCGCGCCGGCAGCACCCCGGTGCATCACCTACACGGCAGTCTTTTCGAATTCCGTTGTGCGCGTTGCAGTGTGCCCTACACCGACGCCCTGCCCGAGATGCCCGAGCCCGCGATAGAAGTGGAGCCGCCGGTCTGCGGCTGCGGTGGCCTGATCCGGCCCGACATCGTGTGGTTCGGGGAGCCGCTGCCCGAAGGACCGTGGCAGCACTCGGTCGAGGCGACGGAGCGCGCCGACGTGATGGTCGTGGTGGGGACCTCCGCGATCGTCTACCCAGCGGCCGGGCTACCCGACCTGGCACTGGCGCGCGGCACGGCCGTGATCGAGGTCAATCCCGAGCCCACTCCGTTGTCCGGGAGCGCCACGATCAGCATTCGCGAGTCGGCGAGCCAAGCGCTGCCCGGGCTGCTGGAGCGGCTGCCCGCCCTGCTGAGCTAG
- a CDS encoding CaiB/BaiF CoA transferase family protein — translation MAGPLSGLRVVELAGIGPGPHAAMILGDLGADVVRIDRPPKSSRGPAGAGGVSRDAMLRNRRIVTADLKSDPGRELVLKLVAKADVLIEGYRPGVTERLGLGPVDCAEVNDRLIYARMTGWGQSGPRSQQAGHDINYISLNGILHAIGRAGERPVPPLNLVGDFGGGSMFLLVGILAALWERQSSGKGQVVDAAMVDGSSVLIQMMWAMRATGMWTDARGTNMLDGGAPYYDTYECADGRYVAVGAIEPQFYAAMLAGLGLDAAELPPQNDRARWPELRALLSQAFKRHDRDHWAEVFAKSDACVTPVLAFGEVHNEPHITERNTFYEVGGGLQPMPAPRFSRTVPSTPGSSPAPAVDIEAVLDDWV, via the coding sequence ATGGCGGGACCGCTAAGCGGGTTACGAGTTGTCGAACTGGCCGGCATCGGGCCGGGCCCGCACGCTGCGATGATCCTGGGGGACCTCGGTGCCGACGTGGTGCGAATCGATCGTCCGCCCAAGAGTTCCAGAGGCCCAGCCGGTGCCGGCGGTGTCTCGCGAGACGCCATGTTGCGCAACCGGCGCATCGTGACCGCCGATCTGAAGTCCGACCCGGGACGCGAGCTGGTGCTCAAACTCGTCGCCAAGGCCGACGTGTTGATCGAGGGTTATCGTCCCGGCGTCACCGAACGGCTGGGATTGGGACCGGTCGACTGCGCAGAGGTCAACGACCGGCTGATCTACGCGCGGATGACCGGCTGGGGCCAGTCCGGCCCGCGCAGCCAGCAGGCCGGTCACGACATCAACTACATCTCGCTGAACGGCATCCTGCACGCCATTGGCCGGGCGGGCGAGCGGCCGGTGCCGCCGCTGAACCTGGTCGGTGACTTCGGCGGCGGCTCGATGTTCCTGCTGGTCGGGATCCTGGCCGCGCTGTGGGAACGGCAGAGCTCGGGCAAGGGCCAGGTCGTCGATGCCGCGATGGTCGACGGGTCCAGCGTGCTGATTCAGATGATGTGGGCGATGCGGGCGACGGGCATGTGGACCGACGCGCGAGGCACCAACATGCTCGACGGCGGCGCGCCCTATTACGACACCTACGAGTGCGCCGACGGCCGTTACGTCGCCGTCGGCGCCATTGAGCCGCAGTTCTACGCGGCCATGTTGGCCGGACTGGGTCTAGACGCCGCCGAGCTGCCCCCGCAAAACGACCGCGCCCGCTGGCCCGAACTGCGTGCGCTGCTAAGCCAGGCGTTCAAGCGCCACGACCGGGACCACTGGGCCGAAGTGTTCGCCAAGTCGGATGCCTGCGTAACGCCGGTGCTGGCGTTCGGCGAGGTGCACAACGAGCCGCACATCACCGAGCGAAACACCTTCTATGAAGTCGGTGGGGGACTGCAGCCGATGCCGGCGCCGCGGTTCTCCCGCACGGTTCCGAGCACGCCCGGCTCGTCGCCCGCCCCCGCGGTCGACATCGAAGCGGTACTCGACGACTGGGTATAG
- a CDS encoding MMPL family transporter, whose product MLQRIARLAIAAPRRIIGVAVLVFIAAAVIGIPVADSLSPGGFQDPHSESARAINVLTDKFGQSGQKMLILVTAPAGADSEQARTVGTDIVDQLQRSPLVYNVTSPWTVPSSAAADLVSTDGKSGLIVVNVKGGEDDAQSTAQTLSDEVVHDRDGVTVRAGGSAMEYAQINQQNKDDLLVMEMIAIPLSFLVLVWVFGGLLAAGLPMAQAVLAVVGSMAVLRLVAFATDVSTFALNLSTALSLALAIDYTLLIISRFRDEVAEGGDRDQALIRTMATSGRTVLFSAVTVALSMSATALFPMYFLKSFAYAGVATVAFVATASIVITPAAIVLLGPRLDAFDIRRLARRVLGRAEPVHKPVHQLFWYRSSKFVMRRWLPVGSAVVALLVLLGLPFFSVKWGFPDDRVLPQSASARQVGDVLRNDFAHDPATQIPIVVPDARGLRPADLDAYAADLSAVTDVSSVTAPGGTFMGGIRVGPPRGATGLADGSAFLTVSSTAPLFSQASDTQLKRLHEVAEPAGRSVAMAGVAQVNRDSVDAVTDRLPMVLGLMAAITYVLLFLLTGSVVLPAKALVCNVLSLTAAFGALVWIFQDGHLGALGTTPSGTLVANMPVLLFCIAFGLSMDYEVFLVSRIREYWLKSGAVRPARPTPAQAHAANDESVALGVARTGRVITAAALVMSMSFAALIAAHVSFMRMFGLGLTLAVAADATLVRMVLVPAFMHVMGRWNWWAPRPLVWLHERFGISEAGAFEEQPVARRGRADADAARRNQRSVHASVTRSG is encoded by the coding sequence ATGCTGCAGAGGATCGCTCGACTCGCCATCGCTGCGCCGCGCCGCATCATCGGGGTTGCAGTCTTGGTCTTCATCGCCGCGGCGGTCATCGGCATCCCGGTGGCTGACAGCCTGTCGCCCGGGGGTTTCCAGGATCCGCACTCGGAATCGGCACGGGCCATCAACGTGTTGACCGACAAGTTCGGCCAGAGCGGGCAGAAGATGCTGATCCTGGTGACAGCTCCCGCAGGCGCCGACAGCGAACAGGCCCGCACGGTCGGCACCGACATCGTCGACCAGCTGCAGCGGTCGCCGCTGGTATACAACGTGACCTCGCCGTGGACCGTGCCGTCGTCCGCCGCCGCTGACCTGGTCAGCACCGACGGGAAATCGGGACTGATCGTGGTCAACGTCAAAGGCGGCGAAGACGACGCGCAGAGCACCGCCCAAACCCTGTCCGACGAAGTCGTCCACGACCGCGACGGTGTCACCGTGCGCGCCGGTGGTTCGGCGATGGAGTACGCCCAAATCAACCAGCAGAACAAGGACGACCTGCTGGTGATGGAAATGATCGCGATTCCGCTGAGCTTCCTGGTGCTGGTCTGGGTGTTCGGGGGGCTGTTGGCGGCCGGACTACCGATGGCCCAGGCCGTACTGGCCGTCGTCGGCTCGATGGCGGTGTTGCGACTCGTCGCGTTTGCCACCGACGTGTCGACCTTCGCGCTCAACCTGAGCACAGCGTTGAGCCTGGCGTTGGCCATCGACTACACCCTGCTGATCATCAGCCGCTTTCGTGACGAGGTCGCTGAGGGCGGTGATCGTGACCAGGCACTGATCCGGACCATGGCCACGTCCGGGCGTACGGTGCTGTTCTCGGCGGTCACCGTGGCGTTGTCGATGTCGGCCACCGCGCTGTTCCCGATGTACTTCCTGAAGTCGTTCGCCTACGCCGGGGTGGCCACCGTGGCCTTCGTCGCGACCGCGTCGATCGTGATAACCCCGGCCGCGATCGTGCTGCTGGGTCCCCGGCTGGACGCGTTTGATATCCGCCGGCTGGCGCGTCGGGTGCTGGGCCGCGCGGAACCGGTTCACAAACCGGTCCACCAGCTGTTCTGGTACCGATCGAGCAAGTTCGTGATGCGTCGTTGGCTGCCCGTCGGTTCGGCCGTCGTCGCGCTGCTGGTGCTGCTCGGGCTTCCGTTCTTCTCGGTGAAGTGGGGTTTCCCGGATGACCGGGTGTTGCCGCAGTCGGCGTCTGCGCGTCAAGTCGGTGACGTGCTGCGCAATGACTTTGCGCACGATCCTGCGACGCAGATACCCATCGTCGTGCCCGACGCTCGTGGTCTGCGCCCGGCCGACCTCGACGCATACGCCGCCGATTTGTCTGCGGTGACCGACGTGTCGTCGGTAACCGCCCCGGGGGGCACCTTCATGGGCGGGATCCGGGTGGGGCCGCCGAGGGGGGCAACCGGGTTGGCTGACGGCAGCGCGTTCCTGACCGTGAGCAGCACGGCGCCGCTGTTTTCGCAAGCCTCCGACACCCAGCTCAAGCGGTTGCACGAGGTGGCCGAGCCAGCCGGCCGATCGGTCGCGATGGCCGGCGTCGCGCAGGTCAACCGGGACAGCGTTGATGCGGTGACCGACCGGCTTCCGATGGTGCTGGGCCTGATGGCCGCCATCACCTATGTGCTGCTGTTTCTGCTCACCGGCAGCGTGGTGCTGCCCGCGAAGGCGTTGGTCTGCAATGTGCTGTCGCTGACCGCGGCGTTCGGTGCACTGGTGTGGATTTTCCAGGACGGCCATCTCGGTGCACTCGGAACGACTCCGAGCGGGACATTGGTGGCGAATATGCCGGTCCTGCTGTTCTGCATCGCATTCGGGTTGTCCATGGACTACGAGGTGTTCCTGGTTTCCAGGATCCGCGAGTACTGGCTGAAATCTGGCGCCGTGCGACCCGCACGACCGACCCCAGCGCAGGCGCACGCCGCCAACGACGAGAGCGTGGCGCTCGGCGTGGCCCGCACCGGCCGGGTGATTACCGCGGCCGCATTGGTGATGTCGATGTCGTTCGCCGCACTCATCGCCGCGCACGTGTCGTTCATGCGGATGTTCGGCCTCGGCCTGACACTGGCCGTGGCCGCCGACGCCACGCTGGTGCGCATGGTCCTGGTACCGGCGTTCATGCATGTGATGGGCCGGTGGAATTGGTGGGCACCGAGGCCGCTGGTGTGGCTGCACGAGCGGTTCGGCATCAGCGAGGCTGGCGCCTTCGAGGAGCAGCCTGTTGCCCGGCGTGGCCGGGCCGACGCCGACGCGGCCCGTCGCAATCAGCGGTCGGTCCACGCCTCGGTGACGCGTAGTGGCTGA
- a CDS encoding GntR family transcriptional regulator, with product MELRDWLRVDVKAGKPLFDQLRTQVIDGVRAGALPPGSRLPTVRDLAGQLGVAANTVARAYRELESAAIVETRGRFGTFISRFDPTDAAMAAAAKEYVEVAKALGLTKSDAMRYLTNVPDD from the coding sequence GTGGAGCTGCGGGATTGGTTACGGGTCGACGTCAAGGCGGGTAAGCCGCTGTTCGACCAGCTCAGAACCCAGGTGATCGACGGAGTCCGAGCCGGGGCGTTGCCGCCCGGCAGCCGGCTTCCGACGGTGCGGGACCTGGCCGGGCAGCTGGGCGTGGCGGCCAACACCGTCGCCCGCGCCTACCGGGAGCTGGAATCGGCCGCGATCGTCGAAACCCGGGGACGCTTCGGCACTTTCATCTCCCGCTTCGATCCGACCGATGCCGCGATGGCGGCAGCGGCGAAAGAATATGTCGAAGTGGCCAAAGCGCTGGGGCTCACCAAGTCCGACGCGATGCGCTACCTCACGAACGTGCCGGACGACTGA
- a CDS encoding CPBP family intramembrane glutamic endopeptidase, with the protein MSQSTTPHHTSVLEEFRRAITNVAVPHHEPPRVVRCRRVVVAVTLVIGAVVLGFSLRRTPGEASFYWLTLALAAVWILGALISGPLHLGGICWRGRNQRPVITGTTVGLLLAGVFVVGGVIARELPRAAELIARVLQFAHQGALLPILLITLVNAIAEEMFFRGALYTALGRCFPVTISTVLYVGAVMASANLMLGFAAVIVGTVCAFERRASGGVLAPMLTHFVWGLIMVLALPPLFAV; encoded by the coding sequence ATGAGCCAATCCACCACTCCACACCACACCAGCGTGCTCGAAGAGTTTCGTCGTGCGATCACTAATGTTGCTGTGCCCCATCATGAACCGCCGAGAGTCGTGCGCTGCCGCCGTGTCGTTGTCGCCGTCACGTTGGTCATCGGAGCCGTGGTGCTGGGCTTTTCGCTGAGGCGGACACCCGGCGAAGCGAGTTTCTACTGGCTGACACTGGCGCTAGCGGCCGTGTGGATCCTCGGTGCGCTCATCTCCGGGCCGTTACATCTGGGTGGTATCTGCTGGCGCGGTCGCAATCAGCGCCCAGTCATCACCGGGACTACCGTTGGCCTGCTACTCGCAGGCGTCTTCGTGGTGGGCGGAGTGATCGCCAGGGAGCTTCCTCGCGCAGCTGAATTGATAGCCCGCGTACTGCAATTCGCCCATCAGGGAGCTCTGCTCCCGATTCTCCTGATCACCTTGGTCAACGCCATCGCCGAGGAGATGTTCTTCCGCGGCGCGCTCTACACCGCGCTCGGGCGATGCTTTCCGGTGACCATCTCGACCGTGTTGTACGTCGGCGCCGTTATGGCCAGCGCGAATCTGATGCTCGGCTTCGCGGCGGTCATCGTCGGCACGGTGTGCGCGTTTGAGCGCCGGGCCAGCGGTGGGGTGTTGGCGCCGATGCTGACCCACTTCGTGTGGGGCCTGATCATGGTGCTCGCGCTGCCCCCGTTGTTCGCCGTCTGA
- a CDS encoding enoyl-CoA hydratase — protein MPDCEIDTLAPVAGLRVALSADGVLSVTIDRPESLNSLTTAVLAGIADAMERAATDPRVKVVRLGGTGRGFSSGAGMGAEDGARGDSRTATIVEINRTVRAITALPHPVVAVVQGPAAGVGVSLALACDLVLASDRAFFMLAFTKLGLMPDGGASALVAAAVGRIRAMRMALLPDRLAAAEALAYGLVSAVYSAEEFEAQVDQVISKLLTGPVVAFARTKEAINAATLTELDHTLERELHGQSALLRSNDFREGARAFQQRRAPHFTDF, from the coding sequence ATGCCGGATTGCGAAATCGACACGCTGGCACCGGTCGCAGGTCTGCGGGTCGCGCTGTCCGCCGACGGTGTGCTGTCGGTGACCATCGACCGCCCCGAGAGCCTGAACTCGCTGACGACGGCAGTGCTGGCCGGGATCGCCGATGCGATGGAGCGGGCGGCCACCGATCCGCGGGTAAAAGTGGTGCGCCTGGGTGGAACGGGCCGCGGCTTCAGCTCCGGAGCCGGCATGGGCGCCGAGGATGGGGCGCGCGGCGACTCGCGGACCGCGACCATTGTGGAGATCAACCGGACGGTGCGGGCAATTACCGCGCTGCCGCATCCGGTTGTTGCCGTCGTTCAGGGACCGGCAGCCGGCGTCGGCGTTTCGCTGGCCCTGGCCTGTGACCTTGTGTTGGCGTCTGACAGAGCGTTCTTCATGCTTGCGTTCACGAAACTCGGGTTGATGCCCGACGGCGGTGCGTCGGCCTTGGTTGCCGCCGCTGTTGGCCGCATCCGGGCAATGCGGATGGCCCTACTGCCCGACCGACTGGCGGCCGCCGAGGCGCTGGCCTATGGCCTGGTCAGCGCGGTGTACTCCGCCGAGGAATTCGAAGCCCAAGTCGACCAGGTGATCTCGAAGCTGCTGACGGGCCCGGTCGTGGCGTTCGCCAGGACCAAAGAAGCAATCAACGCGGCCACGCTGACTGAGTTGGACCACACCCTCGAACGTGAGCTGCACGGTCAATCGGCTCTGCTGCGGTCAAACGACTTCCGTGAAGGTGCGAGGGCATTCCAGCAGCGCCGCGCCCCCCATTTCACCGATTTCTGA